A window of Dehalococcoidia bacterium contains these coding sequences:
- a CDS encoding redoxin domain-containing protein has product MTRETLHIRAPEFPPGATWLQGGPLSMTELRGRPVLIDFWDYTCINCIRTLPYLREWHNRYAPMGLTIVGVHSPEFSFARQRGNVARAVREMGIEYAVVLDNDYQIWQAYTNRYWPAKYLIDKDGYIRFYHFGEGAYAQTEENLQALLLEASPGLELPEVMAPVRPEDGPGAVCYRVTPELYLGYERGRIGNVTDLQADRPSRYRDAGRHVEGFAYLDGDWLLASESLERPPGSEGRSKLTMRYMAKEANLVMHPPPAPPGEVELLQDGNPLSEMAAGPDVQREGGRTFVVVDEPRMYELVKNDDIGAHELTLVTESDGIRLFAFTFVSCMAEAA; this is encoded by the coding sequence ATGACGCGCGAGACGCTGCATATCAGAGCGCCGGAGTTCCCGCCGGGCGCTACTTGGCTCCAGGGCGGGCCTTTGAGCATGACGGAACTTCGCGGCCGGCCCGTCCTGATCGATTTCTGGGACTACACCTGCATAAATTGCATCCGCACTCTGCCCTACCTGAGGGAGTGGCATAACCGCTATGCTCCGATGGGGCTCACGATCGTTGGGGTGCACTCTCCTGAGTTCAGCTTCGCGCGACAACGCGGCAACGTGGCCAGAGCGGTGCGGGAGATGGGGATCGAGTACGCAGTGGTGCTGGACAACGACTACCAGATATGGCAGGCCTACACCAACCGCTACTGGCCGGCGAAGTACCTGATCGATAAGGACGGCTACATCCGGTTCTACCACTTCGGCGAGGGGGCATACGCTCAGACGGAGGAGAACCTGCAGGCGCTGCTCCTGGAAGCGTCGCCGGGACTGGAGCTGCCGGAGGTGATGGCGCCGGTGCGCCCGGAAGACGGGCCGGGAGCCGTCTGCTACCGGGTTACGCCGGAGCTGTACCTGGGGTACGAGCGCGGGCGCATCGGCAACGTAACCGACCTGCAGGCAGACCGTCCGTCGCGTTACCGCGACGCCGGGCGCCACGTGGAAGGCTTCGCCTACCTGGACGGTGACTGGCTTCTGGCGAGCGAAAGCCTGGAACGCCCCCCGGGGTCAGAGGGCCGGAGCAAGCTGACCATGCGCTACATGGCGAAAGAGGCAAACCTGGTCATGCATCCGCCGCCGGCGCCGCCCGGCGAGGTGGAGCTGTTGCAGGACGGCAACCCGCTGTCGGAGATGGCAGCGGGGCCGGACGTGCAGCGCGAAGGCGGTCGCACGTTTGTGGTGGTAGACGAGCCGCGGATGTATGAGCTGGTGAAGAACGATGACATCGGCGCGCACGAGCTTACGCTCGTCACCGAGAGCGACGGCATCCGTCTGTTCGCCTTTACGTTCGTGAGTTGCATGGCTGAGGCCGCGTAG
- a CDS encoding MaoC/PaaZ C-terminal domain-containing protein, whose amino-acid sequence MPTASAGCLTVARTYEITVRVAQAYAAGVGDFNPRYFNDDAPEGVLAPPCLVYSLQWNSRNMPGVYQGTAPPIRGVHAATDLRWERAIRAGDTLTVQGRRIAVRQIPPGVYLLTRYQMRDAAGALVATVDDGAIIRGARTDGEEVTLEETPPLPERIADGETGWTAEIAIAREATHVYTECADIWNPIHTERRFALAAGLPDIIVQGSLTMALAARELVNRVAGGDPARLARLAGQFRAMVIPGSAIRVVCEKVSASQDGCETAFFEVLNARGEPAVKNGVAIFRDQA is encoded by the coding sequence GTGCCGACGGCATCCGCGGGGTGCCTGACGGTGGCGCGCACGTACGAGATCACGGTGCGCGTGGCGCAGGCGTACGCGGCCGGCGTTGGCGACTTTAACCCCCGCTATTTCAATGACGATGCCCCCGAGGGCGTTCTTGCGCCGCCCTGCCTCGTCTACTCGTTGCAGTGGAACAGCCGCAACATGCCGGGCGTGTACCAGGGCACAGCTCCCCCGATACGCGGCGTCCATGCCGCCACCGATCTCCGTTGGGAGAGAGCGATACGCGCCGGCGATACGCTCACGGTGCAGGGCAGGCGGATAGCGGTGCGCCAGATACCACCGGGGGTCTACCTCCTTACCCGCTATCAGATGCGAGATGCGGCGGGCGCGCTGGTGGCGACGGTGGACGACGGCGCGATCATTCGCGGCGCGCGCACCGACGGCGAAGAGGTGACGCTGGAGGAGACGCCGCCGCTGCCGGAGCGCATCGCCGACGGGGAGACAGGTTGGACGGCGGAGATCGCCATCGCAAGAGAGGCGACCCACGTCTACACCGAGTGCGCCGACATCTGGAACCCTATCCACACCGAGCGTCGCTTCGCGCTGGCGGCAGGGCTGCCTGACATCATCGTGCAGGGAAGCCTGACGATGGCGCTGGCGGCGCGCGAGCTCGTTAACCGTGTCGCGGGCGGTGATCCGGCGCGGCTGGCGCGCCTGGCGGGACAGTTCCGGGCAATGGTAATCCCCGGCAGCGCAATCCGCGTCGTCTGCGAAAAAGTATCGGCGTCGCAGGATGGATGCGAAACGGCGTTCTTCGAGGTACTGAACGCCCGCGGCGAGCCGGCAGTCAAGAACGGCGTCGCCATCTTCAGGGATCAGGCATGA
- a CDS encoding phosphotriesterase-related protein, whose protein sequence is MTTVRTVKGPLDASELGSALTHEHIVTGSAGMERYPGLFNAKEAVEWGIEALSQAKRDGIDTVIDVTTVDLGRQIDIIQQVAERSPVNVIACTGVYRWVPPPLWGFDPDGLAELFLREIEDGIEGTDVRAGIIKIAWDEEALAPLLRPRFETIARAAARASKKGGVPISCHTLAAARLGEPLLDILEEEGVAPGAVYLGHSNDTSDLDYLLGLAKRGAVLGMDRYFAGVVPSWRERSACVKALVEAGYGEQVCLSHDHAAYGLWASPPNRDPSTYSFVPARVLPWLRENGLTEDQIEGIMVRAPRRMFEEAASQLSR, encoded by the coding sequence ATGACCACCGTCCGTACAGTGAAAGGCCCCCTGGACGCCAGCGAGTTGGGGAGCGCCCTGACCCACGAGCACATCGTCACCGGCTCCGCGGGCATGGAACGCTACCCCGGCCTCTTCAACGCGAAGGAAGCGGTCGAGTGGGGCATCGAGGCGCTGTCGCAGGCCAAGCGGGACGGCATCGATACGGTGATCGACGTGACGACGGTTGACCTTGGCCGCCAGATAGACATAATCCAGCAGGTGGCGGAGAGGTCGCCGGTGAACGTCATCGCCTGCACGGGCGTCTATCGCTGGGTGCCGCCGCCCCTCTGGGGCTTCGATCCCGACGGCCTGGCTGAGCTCTTCTTGCGTGAGATCGAGGACGGCATCGAGGGGACGGACGTGCGGGCGGGCATTATAAAGATCGCCTGGGACGAGGAAGCGCTCGCCCCGTTGCTGCGCCCGCGGTTCGAGACGATTGCTCGCGCGGCCGCCCGCGCCTCGAAGAAGGGGGGCGTGCCCATCTCCTGCCACACGCTTGCCGCCGCCCGCCTCGGCGAGCCGCTGCTCGACATCCTCGAGGAGGAAGGGGTTGCGCCGGGCGCAGTCTACCTGGGTCACAGCAACGATACGAGCGATCTCGACTACCTACTGGGGCTGGCGAAGCGCGGCGCCGTTTTGGGAATGGACCGCTACTTCGCGGGAGTCGTCCCGTCCTGGCGCGAGCGCTCCGCCTGCGTCAAGGCGCTGGTCGAGGCCGGCTACGGAGAGCAGGTCTGCCTCTCGCACGACCACGCGGCCTACGGCCTGTGGGCATCGCCGCCCAACCGCGACCCATCCACGTACTCGTTCGTCCCTGCGCGCGTCCTGCCGTGGCTGAGGGAGAACGGCCTCACGGAGGACCAGATTGAGGGGATTATGGTGCGGGCGCCGCGGCGCATGTTCGAGGAGGCGGCGTCGCAGCTTTCGAGATAA
- a CDS encoding serine hydrolase domain-containing protein encodes MIDDKYLASRPEEVGIDSEKLEKVFARAKRDVDQGVLPSAQVAVARRGKVAGVRTFGSAVQGGAEKPATNETLYCIFSCTKAMVAAAVWKLLEEELLRLDERVADIIPEFGTNGKDVIRVEHVLLHIAGFPYAQYIPTWPDDRSRLLKAFAEWKLEWEPGSRWEYHPTSAHWVLSEIIERRTGVDYRAFIREHILDPAGARELFIGLPPEHDGRVADVMHVGEPVPPPGGWRGVTPDAILSFNRPEARRVGIPGGGGIASAAELALFYQPLVNGGETVDGKRLLKPETIEFATTVRTTDRHRDPVTDVPVNRGLSIIVGGSDGNAYLRGFGRVGCERAFGHGGAGGQVAWGDPETGISVGYCTNGFVDWMTQGRRVTAISSLAASCAVEG; translated from the coding sequence ATGATTGACGACAAGTACCTTGCGTCGCGACCGGAGGAGGTGGGGATCGATAGCGAGAAGCTGGAGAAGGTGTTCGCCCGCGCCAAACGCGACGTCGACCAGGGGGTGCTGCCGAGCGCCCAGGTCGCGGTCGCGCGGCGGGGGAAAGTGGCCGGCGTCCGCACCTTCGGCAGCGCTGTCCAGGGCGGCGCGGAGAAGCCGGCGACCAACGAGACGCTGTACTGCATCTTTTCCTGCACGAAGGCGATGGTGGCCGCCGCCGTCTGGAAACTGCTCGAGGAGGAGCTGCTGCGGCTCGACGAGCGCGTGGCCGACATAATACCGGAGTTCGGGACGAACGGGAAGGACGTGATAAGGGTCGAGCACGTGCTCCTGCACATCGCCGGCTTCCCGTACGCGCAGTACATTCCCACCTGGCCCGATGACCGCTCGCGTCTCCTCAAGGCGTTCGCGGAGTGGAAGCTGGAGTGGGAGCCGGGAAGCCGCTGGGAGTACCACCCCACGTCGGCGCATTGGGTCCTCTCGGAGATTATCGAGCGCCGCACCGGCGTCGACTATCGCGCCTTCATCCGCGAGCACATCCTCGATCCTGCGGGGGCGCGCGAGTTGTTTATCGGCCTGCCGCCGGAGCACGACGGGCGCGTGGCGGACGTGATGCACGTCGGCGAGCCGGTGCCGCCGCCCGGCGGGTGGCGCGGCGTGACGCCCGACGCCATTCTCTCCTTCAACCGGCCGGAGGCGCGGCGGGTGGGCATCCCCGGCGGCGGCGGCATCGCCAGCGCGGCCGAGCTTGCCCTCTTCTACCAGCCGCTGGTCAACGGCGGCGAGACGGTCGACGGCAAGCGTCTGCTCAAGCCGGAGACGATCGAGTTCGCGACAACGGTGCGGACCACGGACCGACACCGCGACCCGGTGACGGACGTGCCGGTGAACCGCGGCCTCAGCATAATCGTCGGCGGCAGCGACGGGAACGCGTACCTGCGCGGCTTCGGACGGGTGGGCTGCGAGCGCGCTTTCGGGCACGGCGGCGCCGGCGGCCAGGTCGCTTGGGGCGACCCGGAGACGGGGATATCGGTGGGTTATTGCACGAACGGCTTCGTCGACTGGATGACGCAGGGGCGGCGCGTCACGGCGATATCCAGCCTTGCGGCCTCCTGCGCCGTCGAGGGCTGA
- a CDS encoding 3-keto-5-aminohexanoate cleavage protein, translating into MEKVIISAALAGAATRKEQNPAVPYTPQEFAEESYKCWKAGAAIVHIHVRDPKTGAPTADIPQIRETIDAIRNRCPELIINMSSAIGAWGITPEQRIAPIVEMKPEMASLNTNSMNFAIADHKTGKIYGESIFENTFKMLVDFAVAMRENGVKPECEAYDFGGIYNVLLVRKQGIFVEPLHFQLVFGVAGGVPFSPMNMVHMQSLLPEGATWSTCGVGPNQFPAAIMASIMGGHIRVGLEDNIRVPGGRLAKGSWEQVEVARRIAELAEREIASTDETREMLGLRRR; encoded by the coding sequence GTGGAGAAGGTGATCATCAGCGCCGCGCTGGCCGGGGCCGCCACGCGAAAAGAGCAGAACCCCGCGGTCCCGTATACGCCTCAGGAGTTCGCGGAAGAGTCCTACAAATGCTGGAAGGCCGGCGCGGCCATCGTCCACATTCATGTCCGGGACCCGAAGACCGGCGCTCCCACCGCCGACATCCCGCAGATCCGGGAGACGATCGACGCCATTCGCAACCGCTGCCCTGAGCTGATCATCAACATGAGTTCGGCCATCGGGGCGTGGGGAATCACGCCGGAGCAGCGGATCGCTCCGATCGTGGAAATGAAGCCGGAGATGGCCTCTCTCAACACCAACTCCATGAACTTCGCCATTGCCGATCACAAGACCGGGAAGATTTACGGCGAGAGCATCTTCGAGAACACCTTCAAGATGCTCGTCGATTTCGCCGTCGCCATGAGGGAAAACGGCGTCAAGCCGGAATGCGAAGCGTACGATTTCGGGGGCATCTACAACGTACTTCTGGTCAGGAAGCAGGGGATCTTCGTCGAGCCCCTGCACTTCCAGCTCGTCTTCGGAGTCGCGGGCGGCGTCCCCTTTTCCCCCATGAACATGGTCCACATGCAGAGCCTCTTGCCCGAGGGAGCGACCTGGTCCACGTGCGGCGTCGGTCCCAATCAGTTCCCCGCCGCGATCATGGCGTCCATCATGGGTGGTCACATCCGGGTGGGACTGGAGGACAACATCCGCGTCCCCGGGGGGAGGCTGGCGAAGGGCAGTTGGGAGCAGGTGGAAGTGGCAAGGCGGATCGCTGAGCTGGCCGAGCGCGAGATCGCCAGCACCGATGAGACAAGGGAGATGCTGGGCCTCAGGCGTCGGTGA
- a CDS encoding MBL fold metallo-hydrolase, which produces MKAPREWETGLVEVADGVFAYVQATGGYCISNAGLILGDDDALIVDTLFTPSMNRAFRAAVRRVTKKAPRQLVLTHHHIDHTLGNCLYPECRIISHAKARVEIERFGLPDYFLQMVPQFCDEIRDVPVRLPDVTFEGSMTFHLGGRRVELLHFGTAHTVGDIAVWLPEERVLFAGDLAFFWVTPVAFEGHISKWIRVIDRLLEMEIDAVVPGHGPVGGLDDLRSVRRYLALVRRQARRAYNRGLDEREAAQGLRLGEFASWGEPERARVNIHRLYSEFRHEI; this is translated from the coding sequence ATGAAAGCGCCGCGCGAATGGGAAACCGGGCTCGTGGAGGTGGCCGACGGTGTCTTCGCTTACGTCCAGGCGACGGGCGGCTACTGCATCAGCAACGCCGGCCTGATCCTGGGGGACGACGACGCGCTTATCGTCGATACCCTTTTCACCCCGTCGATGAACCGCGCTTTCCGGGCCGCCGTCCGCCGCGTTACAAAGAAGGCGCCGCGGCAACTCGTCCTTACTCACCACCATATCGACCACACGCTCGGCAACTGCCTCTATCCGGAGTGCCGCATCATCTCCCACGCGAAAGCGCGCGTCGAAATCGAGCGCTTCGGGCTGCCCGACTACTTTCTGCAGATGGTGCCGCAGTTCTGTGACGAGATCCGCGACGTTCCGGTGCGTCTTCCCGATGTCACGTTCGAGGGGTCGATGACGTTCCACCTCGGCGGGCGGCGCGTCGAGCTGCTGCACTTCGGGACGGCGCACACGGTCGGGGACATCGCCGTCTGGTTGCCGGAGGAGCGCGTCCTCTTTGCCGGCGACCTCGCGTTCTTCTGGGTCACGCCCGTCGCCTTCGAGGGGCACATCAGCAAGTGGATTCGCGTCATCGACCGCCTGCTGGAGATGGAGATCGACGCCGTCGTTCCCGGGCACGGCCCCGTGGGCGGCCTCGACGACCTGCGTTCGGTGCGCCGGTACCTGGCGCTGGTGCGGCGACAGGCGCGGCGGGCGTATAACCGGGGCCTTGATGAGCGGGAGGCGGCGCAGGGGCTGCGCCTGGGCGAATTCGCGTCGTGGGGCGAGCCGGAGCGGGCGCGGGTTAACATCCACCGGCTGTACAGCGAATTCCGCCACGAAATCTAG
- a CDS encoding alpha/beta fold hydrolase, with translation MERRVEYYSQGARISAVLYTPDGAPAGERLPAVLLCHGFTGIKELILPDYARRFAAAGYAALAFDYRGFGESEGERGRLIPLEQVADIRNSITFLETQDEVDPQRIALWGTSFGGANVIYVAGIDPRPKCVVAQVGFGDGRRMLSRATPEQRALVDQVIAADRRQRVLTGHGAKIDPFLVLSDPDSVAFFNEASKALPQLKTEITLETAEATLEYSPEEVVERIAPRALLLIAAERDETTPADEFRAVYERALEPKKLVVIEGIRHYEVYSGDGFERSVREALDWFERYL, from the coding sequence ATGGAACGAAGAGTCGAGTACTATTCGCAGGGGGCGCGCATCAGCGCCGTCCTCTACACGCCGGACGGCGCGCCTGCCGGCGAGCGGCTGCCCGCCGTGCTCCTATGCCACGGCTTTACCGGCATCAAAGAGCTCATCCTCCCCGACTACGCCCGCCGCTTCGCCGCCGCCGGCTACGCCGCCCTCGCCTTCGATTACCGCGGCTTCGGCGAGAGCGAGGGCGAGCGCGGACGCCTCATCCCCCTGGAGCAAGTGGCCGACATCCGCAACAGCATCACTTTCCTCGAGACGCAGGACGAAGTCGACCCGCAGCGCATCGCCCTCTGGGGCACGAGCTTCGGCGGCGCGAACGTCATCTACGTCGCCGGCATCGATCCGCGCCCGAAGTGCGTCGTGGCGCAGGTGGGCTTCGGCGACGGCCGCCGCATGCTCTCGCGCGCGACGCCGGAGCAGCGGGCGCTCGTCGACCAGGTAATCGCCGCCGACCGCCGCCAGCGCGTGCTAACCGGCCACGGCGCGAAGATCGACCCCTTCCTCGTCTTGAGCGACCCCGATTCCGTTGCCTTCTTCAACGAGGCGTCGAAGGCCCTGCCGCAGCTCAAGACCGAGATAACGCTCGAGACGGCGGAGGCGACGCTGGAGTACAGCCCGGAGGAGGTCGTCGAGCGAATCGCGCCGCGCGCCCTGCTGCTCATCGCCGCCGAACGCGACGAGACGACACCCGCCGACGAGTTCCGAGCGGTCTACGAGCGGGCGCTGGAGCCGAAGAAGCTCGTCGTCATTGAGGGGATACGCCACTACGAGGTCTATTCAGGGGACGGCTTCGAGCGCTCCGTGCGCGAGGCGCTGGACTGGTTCGAGCGCTATCTGTAG
- a CDS encoding ferredoxin-thioredoxin reductase catalytic domain-containing protein, whose amino-acid sequence MAIERPTEKDRMQASAANVEKMRRFAERYAEKAGAYLHPDPAITEYLVIGLAKHIDEVGRPLCPCNFYEDKAEEAKSSVWSCPCEEMQRFKYCH is encoded by the coding sequence TTGGCCATCGAGCGCCCGACGGAGAAAGACCGCATGCAGGCGTCGGCGGCGAACGTCGAGAAGATGCGACGGTTCGCGGAACGCTACGCCGAAAAGGCCGGCGCTTACCTGCACCCCGACCCCGCGATCACGGAGTACCTCGTAATCGGTCTCGCCAAACACATCGACGAGGTGGGCCGCCCGCTTTGCCCCTGCAACTTCTACGAGGACAAGGCGGAGGAGGCGAAGTCGAGCGTGTGGTCGTGTCCCTGCGAGGAGATGCAGCGCTTCAAGTACTGCCACTGA
- a CDS encoding ABC transporter substrate-binding protein encodes MESSPYWRRFSEQRLSRRRALKAGLVGLGGAGVALAGCGGGEEEPAAEGTPAPEGTATPRPYGTPRYGDRLILGLSADPGGLDPHLCVTCYWVAGNIHGFMYSVDIRDQSTQLQMAESYERVDEVTYIWKLKPGIKFHDVDPTFGREVVADDIVYSMTRRRDDPASQNDKQLLRDFTASFEATDKYTFQLVTTRPYAPAYDEIGNPSYAIVPHEAVEKWGDLQHHAVGCGAFILRDFVKAEKVILDRNPDFYMKGLPYTDGRDWIIVTDPSTLLQAFKTKQHDYTTAALDKLKVQDLKKIEGVIVRESDNFWHPTLLLRVDRPPFVDKRMWEAVDLAVDRQDLIDKIAFGDGKFAGPIVADLKYWALPQEELREFYKVDLQKAKQLMEAAGYGDGVTVDVPVENVTNMAKYAEVVKEHLAKIGINCNLQLKELGVYLAQHLYQGNFQMTWYINLPYVEPDRPLGNWFSKGAAGFNFAGYNNPEMDEWVWKERSEFDPEKRREIIHEAQRAMMREHGPQINTTTSQGWVAYWDWVHGPETSAGMGSWGWLGVDTYLTDRH; translated from the coding sequence ATGGAGTCTTCCCCGTACTGGCGTCGTTTTTCTGAGCAACGTCTTTCCCGGAGGAGGGCGCTTAAGGCGGGGCTTGTCGGGCTTGGGGGAGCAGGCGTCGCCCTTGCTGGCTGCGGCGGCGGCGAAGAAGAGCCCGCAGCGGAAGGGACGCCGGCGCCCGAGGGGACGGCCACGCCACGCCCTTACGGCACGCCGCGATACGGAGACCGCCTCATCCTCGGCCTGAGCGCCGACCCCGGCGGTCTCGACCCTCACCTCTGCGTCACGTGCTACTGGGTCGCGGGCAACATCCACGGCTTCATGTACAGCGTCGACATCCGCGATCAGAGCACGCAGCTCCAGATGGCAGAAAGCTACGAACGCGTCGACGAGGTCACGTACATCTGGAAGCTCAAGCCGGGGATCAAGTTCCATGATGTCGACCCGACGTTCGGCCGCGAAGTCGTGGCCGATGACATCGTCTACAGCATGACGCGACGCCGCGACGACCCGGCCTCGCAAAACGATAAGCAACTGCTGCGCGACTTCACCGCCAGCTTCGAGGCGACCGACAAGTACACCTTCCAGTTGGTAACCACGCGCCCCTACGCGCCCGCCTACGACGAGATCGGCAACCCCAGCTACGCCATCGTGCCGCACGAGGCGGTCGAGAAGTGGGGCGACCTCCAGCACCACGCCGTCGGCTGCGGCGCCTTCATACTGCGCGATTTCGTCAAGGCAGAGAAGGTCATCCTCGACAGGAACCCCGACTTCTACATGAAAGGCCTGCCTTACACCGACGGCCGCGATTGGATCATCGTGACCGATCCCTCAACCCTGCTGCAGGCGTTCAAGACCAAGCAGCACGACTACACGACCGCCGCCCTCGACAAGCTGAAGGTGCAGGACCTCAAGAAGATAGAAGGCGTCATCGTTCGCGAGTCGGACAACTTCTGGCACCCGACGCTGCTCCTGCGCGTCGACAGGCCCCCCTTCGTGGACAAGCGAATGTGGGAGGCGGTCGACCTGGCGGTAGACCGGCAGGACCTGATCGACAAGATCGCGTTCGGCGACGGCAAGTTCGCCGGGCCGATAGTCGCCGACCTCAAGTACTGGGCGCTGCCCCAGGAAGAACTGCGCGAGTTCTACAAGGTCGACCTCCAGAAGGCAAAGCAGCTCATGGAGGCGGCCGGCTACGGCGACGGCGTCACCGTCGATGTGCCGGTGGAGAACGTCACCAACATGGCCAAGTACGCCGAGGTGGTCAAAGAGCACCTCGCGAAGATCGGGATCAACTGCAACCTCCAGCTCAAAGAGCTCGGCGTCTACCTGGCGCAGCATTTGTACCAGGGCAACTTCCAGATGACCTGGTACATAAACCTCCCCTACGTCGAGCCCGATAGGCCGCTGGGCAACTGGTTCAGTAAGGGCGCCGCCGGCTTCAACTTCGCTGGCTACAACAACCCCGAAATGGACGAATGGGTGTGGAAGGAGCGCTCGGAGTTCGACCCTGAGAAGCGGCGGGAAATCATACATGAGGCCCAGCGCGCAATGATGCGCGAGCACGGCCCGCAGATCAACACCACGACCTCGCAGGGCTGGGTCGCCTACTGGGACTGGGTCCACGGGCCGGAGACCTCGGCGGGTATGGGGAGCTGGGGCTGGCTGGGCGTCGATACGTACCTGACGGACCGGCACTAG
- a CDS encoding amidase, whose product MSDLTSLDATAQADLVRRKEVKPIELVDATIERIERVNPQLNAVILPLYDRARQAAEGPLPQGPFTGVPYLLKDIIASYAGVPLTSGSAFTKDFVPDHDSELVCRLKKAGLIIVGKTNTPELGILPTTEPRLFGPTRNPWDTTRTTGGSSGGSAAAVASGVLPMAHANDGGGSIRIPASCCGVFGLKPTRARNPLGPDLGDIQSGLVVEHAVTRSVRDSAALLDATCGPDVGDPYWAPPPARPFIEEVGADPGRLRIAFTTKTLTGADVHPDCAAAVEDAAALCQELGHEVSEGAPEINIEALTPAFMVLWAAGCAANIDGVALLTGRVPTPDQFEPLTWALAEQGRLQSAPAYVLSVGILQRVARDIARFFLDYDLWLTPTLAEPPVPLGSFDSPPENPLLGMIRAGEFVPFTPICNVTGQPAMSVPLYWNAEGLPVGTHFVARFGDEATLFRLAAQLEEARPWANRHPPVWAGD is encoded by the coding sequence ATGTCCGACCTTACTTCGCTCGACGCCACCGCCCAGGCCGATCTCGTCCGCCGCAAAGAGGTGAAGCCGATTGAGCTCGTCGACGCGACGATCGAGCGCATCGAGCGCGTCAACCCACAACTGAACGCTGTCATCCTACCCCTCTACGATCGCGCGCGGCAGGCTGCCGAAGGCCCCCTTCCGCAGGGCCCTTTCACCGGGGTGCCCTATCTTCTTAAAGACATCATCGCATCTTACGCCGGCGTCCCGCTTACCAGCGGCTCCGCCTTCACGAAGGACTTCGTCCCCGACCACGATAGCGAGCTCGTATGCCGCCTCAAGAAGGCCGGACTCATAATCGTCGGCAAGACGAACACGCCCGAGCTCGGCATCCTCCCCACAACGGAGCCGCGGCTCTTCGGGCCGACCCGCAACCCCTGGGACACGACCCGTACTACCGGCGGCTCCAGCGGCGGCTCGGCTGCCGCGGTCGCTTCCGGCGTCCTGCCGATGGCGCACGCCAACGACGGCGGCGGCTCCATACGCATTCCCGCCTCCTGCTGCGGGGTCTTCGGCCTGAAACCCACCCGCGCGCGCAACCCTCTCGGCCCTGACCTCGGAGACATCCAGAGCGGCCTCGTCGTCGAGCACGCTGTCACCCGCTCCGTCCGCGACAGCGCCGCCCTCCTCGATGCCACGTGCGGCCCCGACGTCGGCGACCCCTACTGGGCGCCGCCGCCCGCGCGGCCGTTCATCGAAGAGGTGGGCGCCGACCCGGGCCGGCTGCGCATCGCCTTCACCACGAAGACGCTCACCGGCGCCGACGTCCACCCCGACTGTGCGGCCGCTGTCGAGGACGCCGCCGCCCTCTGTCAGGAGCTCGGCCACGAGGTGTCGGAAGGGGCGCCGGAGATTAATATCGAGGCGCTGACGCCCGCCTTCATGGTCCTCTGGGCCGCCGGCTGCGCCGCCAACATCGACGGCGTAGCCCTCCTCACCGGCCGCGTGCCCACGCCGGACCAGTTCGAGCCCCTTACCTGGGCGCTCGCCGAGCAGGGACGTTTGCAGAGCGCGCCTGCCTACGTGCTTTCCGTCGGGATCCTCCAGCGGGTCGCGCGGGACATCGCCCGCTTCTTCCTCGATTACGACCTCTGGCTGACGCCCACGCTGGCGGAGCCGCCGGTGCCGCTGGGCTCGTTCGATTCGCCGCCGGAGAACCCGTTGCTGGGCATGATCCGCGCCGGTGAATTCGTCCCCTTCACGCCCATCTGCAACGTGACCGGCCAGCCCGCGATGTCGGTGCCACTGTACTGGAACGCCGAGGGGCTGCCCGTGGGCACCCACTTCGTCGCCCGCTTCGGCGACGAGGCGACCCTGTTCCGGCTCGCCGCCCAGCTCGAAGAGGCGCGTCCCTGGGCCAACCGCCACCCGCCCGTCTGGGCCGGCGACTGA